Proteins encoded within one genomic window of Amorphoplanes friuliensis DSM 7358:
- a CDS encoding ABC transporter substrate-binding protein, which translates to MVSRNTLAALSSAAVLLTALAGCAPADESGPSAGASASPSGAACATGALDTQTAGKLTIGTDNPAYEPWFKDNKPNNGQGFESAVAYQVAERLGYPAQNVVWAQVTFNNAIAPGPKTFDFDINQFSITPERKKAVDFSSPYYLVRQTVITTKGSKIAGAKTLAELKSAKLGAQVGTTSYQAVNEIIKPDAKAQVYNNNDDAKAALVNGTVDGIVVDLPTAFYMTAAELDNGVIVGQLPQVGVPEQFGLVLDLDSPLTGCVTQAVDQLRQDGTLAVLEKQWLASTGGAPELS; encoded by the coding sequence ATGGTCAGCAGAAACACCCTCGCGGCGCTGAGCAGCGCCGCCGTGCTCCTCACCGCCCTCGCCGGCTGCGCGCCCGCCGACGAGTCGGGCCCCTCGGCCGGCGCGTCCGCCTCCCCGTCCGGTGCCGCCTGTGCGACCGGTGCGCTCGACACGCAGACGGCCGGGAAGCTCACGATCGGCACCGACAACCCGGCCTACGAGCCGTGGTTCAAGGACAACAAGCCGAACAACGGGCAGGGCTTCGAGTCCGCGGTGGCGTACCAGGTCGCCGAGCGCCTGGGTTATCCGGCGCAGAACGTCGTCTGGGCGCAGGTGACGTTCAACAACGCCATCGCGCCGGGCCCGAAGACGTTCGACTTCGACATCAACCAGTTCTCGATCACGCCCGAGCGCAAGAAGGCCGTGGACTTCTCCTCGCCGTACTACCTGGTCCGGCAGACGGTCATCACGACCAAGGGTTCGAAGATCGCCGGTGCGAAGACGCTCGCCGAGCTCAAGTCGGCCAAGCTCGGCGCGCAGGTCGGCACCACGAGCTACCAGGCCGTCAACGAGATCATCAAGCCCGACGCCAAGGCCCAGGTCTACAACAACAACGACGACGCCAAGGCGGCCCTGGTCAACGGCACGGTCGACGGCATCGTGGTGGACCTGCCGACCGCGTTCTACATGACGGCGGCCGAGCTGGACAACGGCGTGATCGTGGGCCAGTTGCCGCAGGTCGGCGTACCCGAGCAGTTCGGCCTGGTCCTGGACCTGGATTCGCCGCTGACCGGGTGTGTCACCCAGGCCGTGGACCAGCTGCGCCAGGACGGCACCCTCGCGGTGCTGGAGAAGCAGTGGCTGGCCAGCACGGGCGGGGCTCCCGAACTCTCGTGA
- a CDS encoding phosphoribosyl-ATP diphosphatase, whose amino-acid sequence MKTFEELFAELQAKAVERPEGSSTVVALDRGVHFIGKKVVEEAAESWMAAEHEGPERAAEEISQLLYQAQVLMIATGLELEDVYRHL is encoded by the coding sequence GTGAAGACGTTCGAAGAGTTGTTCGCCGAGTTGCAGGCGAAGGCGGTGGAGCGGCCCGAGGGCTCGTCCACCGTCGTGGCGCTGGACCGGGGCGTGCACTTCATCGGGAAAAAGGTCGTCGAAGAGGCCGCCGAGTCGTGGATGGCGGCCGAGCACGAGGGCCCCGAACGAGCCGCCGAGGAGATCTCGCAGCTGCTCTACCAGGCACAAGTCCTGATGATCGCCACCGGGCTCGAGCTCGAGGACGTGTACCGACATCTCTGA